A stretch of Prunus dulcis chromosome 6, ALMONDv2, whole genome shotgun sequence DNA encodes these proteins:
- the LOC117631274 gene encoding bifunctional protein FolD 1, mitochondrial-like isoform X1 has translation MVGFWHRLGTKGKALYSATLSPPCSSPLTLPHIWVPTQTPHRPLSSGFHPVKTGATGKTQSAAEIMSGKPIAKDINLRVAAEISRMKAAIGRLPGLAVVLVGYREDSHAYVHINLKACNEVGIKTSIVQLPQDCTQDRLIDVVSSFNSNPSVHGIIVQLPLPQHLDEETIINFVSPEKDVDGFHPLNMGNLALRGREPLFIPCAPKACIELLLRYRVEIIGKNAVVIGRSKIAGLSTSLLLQRHHATVSTLHSFTSNPEQITRRADIVVSDVGIPNIVGCDWLMPGTVVVDMGTNSVKDPNSPRGFRTTGDVCYEEAIKVVSAITPVPGGVGPVVISMLLSNTLDSAKRAYGFT, from the exons TGGGGACCAAAGGCAAAGCCTTATACTCAGCGACGCTCTCACCGCCATGTTCAAGCCCTCTCACTCTCCCTCACATTTGGGTTCCCACCCAAACCCCCCATCGTCCCCTCTCATCTGGGTTTCACC CTGTGAAAACAGGAGCTACAGGGAAGACTCAGAGTGCTGCTGAAATAATGAGCGGAAAGCCAATTGCAAAAGACATAAATTTGAGAGTAGCTGCTGAAATAAGCAGAATGAAAGCTGCCATCGGAAGACTTCCTGGGTTGGCTGTGGTTTTGGTGGGCTACAGAGAGGACTCACACGCTTATGTCCATATCAACTTAAAAGCTTGTAATGAAGTTGGGATTAAAACTTCCATTGTACAACTACCCCAAGATTGTACTCAAGATCGACTTATTGATGTTGTTTCAAGTTTTAACAGCAACCCATCTGTGCACGGTATAATTGTTCAACTTCCTCTGCCACAG CATTTGGATGAGGAAACGATTATAAATTTTGTGAGTCCGGAAAAAGATGTGGATGGCTTTCACCCCCTCAATATGGGGAATCTTGCATTGCGGGGAAGGGAGCCGTTATTCATCCCTTGTGCCCCTAAGGCTTGCATTGAGTTGTTGCTCAGGTATCGTGTGGAGATCATTGGGAAGAATGCAGTGGTAATAGGGAGAAGCAAGATTGCTGGGTTATCCACTTCTTTGCTCTTGCAG AGGCACCACGCGACGGTTAGCACTCTCCATTCGTTCACCAGCAACCCAGAACAAATTACTCGTCGAGCTGACATTGTTGTATCAGATGTTGGCATTCCAAATATAGTTGGATGCGATTGGCTGATGCCAGGGACAGTTGTAGTCGACATGGGGACAAATTCAGTTAAG GATCCCAATAGTCCCCGAGGGTTCCGTACCACCGGAGATGTTTGCTACGAAGAGGCAATTAAGGTGGTGTCAGCCATAACTCCTGTGCCAGGAGGAGTTGGACCTGTTGTAATCTCAATGCTCCTCTCCAACACCCTTGACTCTGCAAAGCGAGCTTACGGATTCACTTGA
- the LOC117631274 gene encoding bifunctional protein FolD 1, mitochondrial-like isoform X2, producing the protein MVGFWHRLGTKGKALYSATLSPPCSSPLTLPHIWVPTQTPHRPLSSGFHRATGKTQSAAEIMSGKPIAKDINLRVAAEISRMKAAIGRLPGLAVVLVGYREDSHAYVHINLKACNEVGIKTSIVQLPQDCTQDRLIDVVSSFNSNPSVHGIIVQLPLPQHLDEETIINFVSPEKDVDGFHPLNMGNLALRGREPLFIPCAPKACIELLLRYRVEIIGKNAVVIGRSKIAGLSTSLLLQRHHATVSTLHSFTSNPEQITRRADIVVSDVGIPNIVGCDWLMPGTVVVDMGTNSVKDPNSPRGFRTTGDVCYEEAIKVVSAITPVPGGVGPVVISMLLSNTLDSAKRAYGFT; encoded by the exons TGGGGACCAAAGGCAAAGCCTTATACTCAGCGACGCTCTCACCGCCATGTTCAAGCCCTCTCACTCTCCCTCACATTTGGGTTCCCACCCAAACCCCCCATCGTCCCCTCTCATCTGGGTTTCACC GAGCTACAGGGAAGACTCAGAGTGCTGCTGAAATAATGAGCGGAAAGCCAATTGCAAAAGACATAAATTTGAGAGTAGCTGCTGAAATAAGCAGAATGAAAGCTGCCATCGGAAGACTTCCTGGGTTGGCTGTGGTTTTGGTGGGCTACAGAGAGGACTCACACGCTTATGTCCATATCAACTTAAAAGCTTGTAATGAAGTTGGGATTAAAACTTCCATTGTACAACTACCCCAAGATTGTACTCAAGATCGACTTATTGATGTTGTTTCAAGTTTTAACAGCAACCCATCTGTGCACGGTATAATTGTTCAACTTCCTCTGCCACAG CATTTGGATGAGGAAACGATTATAAATTTTGTGAGTCCGGAAAAAGATGTGGATGGCTTTCACCCCCTCAATATGGGGAATCTTGCATTGCGGGGAAGGGAGCCGTTATTCATCCCTTGTGCCCCTAAGGCTTGCATTGAGTTGTTGCTCAGGTATCGTGTGGAGATCATTGGGAAGAATGCAGTGGTAATAGGGAGAAGCAAGATTGCTGGGTTATCCACTTCTTTGCTCTTGCAG AGGCACCACGCGACGGTTAGCACTCTCCATTCGTTCACCAGCAACCCAGAACAAATTACTCGTCGAGCTGACATTGTTGTATCAGATGTTGGCATTCCAAATATAGTTGGATGCGATTGGCTGATGCCAGGGACAGTTGTAGTCGACATGGGGACAAATTCAGTTAAG GATCCCAATAGTCCCCGAGGGTTCCGTACCACCGGAGATGTTTGCTACGAAGAGGCAATTAAGGTGGTGTCAGCCATAACTCCTGTGCCAGGAGGAGTTGGACCTGTTGTAATCTCAATGCTCCTCTCCAACACCCTTGACTCTGCAAAGCGAGCTTACGGATTCACTTGA
- the LOC117632971 gene encoding aminoacyl tRNA synthase complex-interacting multifunctional protein 1, translating into MATNLFKCSTGIGVRLLFPFAHSELPLNFHQINSATNGNYHHLRLRNKKPKLPSARSLLWHSSSSFCTAASATDASATGASGAVSDASIDEAVPPVSDVEDQKQRIKDAADVLDIRVGRVLKAWRHEEADSLYVEEVDIGEPEPRTICSGLVKYVPLDHLQDRNVVVLANLKPRNMRGVKSSGMLLAASDASHENVELLVPPEGSLPGQRVWFGSEDDHQNQPPPATANQIQKKKIWELVQPHLKTDDSCIAILGEHVMQTSAGVVISSSLKNANIS; encoded by the exons ATGGCAACGAACCTTTTCAAATGCAGTACTGGCATCGGCGTCCGCCTGCTATTCCCCTTTGCCCATTCTGAGCTTCCTCTTAATTTCCATCAAATTAATTCTGCCACTAATGGTAATTATCATCATCTTCGTCTTCGcaacaaaaaacccaaactaCCTTCTGCAAGAAGTCTGCTCTGGcactcatcttcttccttttgcaCCGCCGCCTCGGCCACCGATGCTTCTGCCACCGGTGCTTCTGGGGCAGTGAGCGATGCTTCTATTGATGAGGCAGTGCCGCCGGTGAGCGACGTCGAGGACCAAAAACAGAGGATAAAGGATGCAGCCGACGTGCTCGACATAAGGGTTGGCCGAGTTCTTAAGGCATGGAGGCATGAGGAGGCTGATTCTCTTTATGTCGAAGAGGTCGACATCGGCGAGCCTGAACCCAGAACCATCTGCAGTGGCCTTGTGAAATATGTTCCTCTTGATCACCTTCAG GATAGAAATGTAGTTGTGCTTGCTAATCTGAAGCCCAGGAACATGCGTGGTGTTAAGTCTAGTGGAATGCTTTTGGCAGCTTCTGATGCTTCCCATGAGAATGTTGAGCTTCTTGTGCCTCCTGAGGGTTCACTCCCTGGCCAAAGAGTATGGTTTGGATCTGAAGATgatcatcaaaatcaacctCCTCCTGCCACAGCTAACCAG attcaaaagaaaaagatatggGAATTGGTGCAACCTCATCTGAAGACTGATGATTCTTGTATTGCTATACTTGGGGAGCATGTAATGCAGACATCTGCGGGCGTGGTAATCTCAAGTTCTCTGAAAAACGCAAATATCTCCTAA
- the LOC117632969 gene encoding pentatricopeptide repeat-containing protein At5g08305 — protein sequence MLNLSFPSCKNANIIQKLVTLHEKLKSMFELKQIHALLLTCGLSQEQSLTSKILSFLALSDLGNIDYSYRVLSQLPNPTIFDWNTVIRGYSKSKNPNRSISVFVKMLRDGVSPDYLTYPFLAKASARLLKRELGVAVHAHIAKNGFEFDRFISNSLIHMYAACGDITYARKVFDGILVKNSVSWNSMLDGYAKCGDVISAREVFDLMPKRDVVSWSSLIDGYVKVGDYTEALVVFERMRVAGPKANEVTMVSVLCACTHLGALEQGKVMHRYMFDNKLPLTLVLQTSLVDMYAKCGAIEDALGVFRGGSLHRSDVLMWNAMIGGLAIHGLVQQALEIFAEMQIIGIVPDEITYLCLLSACAHGGLVKEAWHLFECLGKHGMKPKCEHYACMVDVLARGGQVTEAYQFICQMPREPTASMLGALLSGCVNHGKLDLAEIVGRKLIEIEPGHDGRYVGLSNVYALSKRWDDARSLREAMERRGVKKSPGFSIVEIFGTLHKFIAHDKSYPESEEIYMTLSYIVNEIKFDMDYRNQDYFLCTMENF from the coding sequence ATGCTGAATTTATCATTTCCAAGCTGCAAAAATGCTAATATCATTCAAAAGCTAGTCACCCTTCATGAAAAACTCAAATCAATGTTTGAGCTCAAGCAAATACATGCTTTGCTCCTCACTTGTGGCCTCTCCCAAGAACAGTCTTTGACGTCCAAAatcctttctttcttggcaCTGTCTGATTTGGGTAACATCGACTACTCATATCGGGTTTTGTCACAACTCCCCAACCCAACAATTTTTGACTGGAACACCGTTATTAGAGGTTACTCCAAGAGCAAAAACCCAAACCGTTCCATATCTGTCTTTGTCAAAATGTTGCGTGATGGGGTCTCACCAGACTACTTAACGTACCCTTTTCTTGCAAAGGCATCAGCCCGCTTATTGAAGCGAGAACTTGGTGTGGCTGTGCATGCCCACATTGCCAAAAATGGTTTTGAGTTCGATAGGTTCATAAGTAATTCTTTGATTCATATGTATGCTGCCTGTGGGGATATCACATATGCACGTAAGGTGTTCGATGGAATTCTTGTGAAAAACTCGGTTTCTTGGAATTCCATGTTGGATGGGTATGCAAAGTGTGGAGATGTGATTTCAGCACGAGAAGTGTTTGATTTGATGCCAAAGCGTGATGTTGTGTCATGGAGTTCTTTGATTGATGGGTATGTTAAGGTTGGGGACTATACGGAGGCCTTGGTAGTATTTGAGAGAATGCGGGTTGCGGGGCCTAAAGCAAATGAGGTGACTATGGTGAGTGTTTTATGTGCATGTACACACTTAGGCGCTCTTGAGCAAGGGAAGGTTATGCATCGCTATATGTTTGATAATAAGTTGCCGTTAACTTTGGTGTTGCAAACATCACTTGTGGACATGTATGCAAAATGTGGGGCGATAGAGGATGCTTTAGGTGTGTTTCGTGGGGGTTCGCTGCACCGATCTGATGTGTTGATGTGGAATGCAATGATTGGAGGACTTGCAATACATGGATTAGTTCAACAGGCACTTGAAATTTTTGCGGAAATGCAAATAATTGGGATTGTCCCAGATGAGATAACGTACTTGTGCTTGTTGAGTGCTTGTGCCCATGGGGGATTAGTAAAGGAAGCATGGCATCTCTTTGAATGTCTTGGTAAACATGGTATGAAACCCAAGTGCGAGCACTATGCTTGCATGGTGGATGTTTTAGCACGTGGAGGCCAGGTAACAGAGGCATACCAATTTATATGTCAAATGCCCAGGGAGCCAACAGCTTCAATGCTAGGTGCTTTACTTAGTGGGTGTGTGAACCATGGAAAATTAGATCTTGCAGAAATTGTTGGAAGGAAGCTTATAGAGATAGAGCCAGGTCATGATGGTAGATATGTTGGTTTGTCAAATGTTTATGCTCTTTCCAAACGCTGGGATGATGCGAGAAGCCTGAGAGAAGCCATGGAAAGGAGAGGGGTGAAGAAGTCCCCTGGGTTTAGTATTGTGGAGATATTTGGAACCCTTCACAAATTTATAGCTCACGATAAATCATATCCTGAATCAGAAGAAATTTATATGACACTAAGTTATATTGTGAATGAAATTAAGTTTGATATGGATTATAGAAATCAAGATTATTTTTTGTGTACAATGGAAAATTTCTAG
- the LOC117632780 gene encoding cytochrome P450 94C1 yields the protein MAALDSIGSAFCLFFFSFTALFSLFSVLVFIIRLRPWCNCHVCRSFLTSSWSKDFDNLCDWYTHLLRKSPTGTIHLHVLGNIITADPENVEHILKTKFHNYPKGKPFTTILGDLLGRGIFNVDGNAWLFQRKMASLELGSVSVRSYALEIVSSEIQSRLIPLLASLAEDRNSAVDLQDLFRRFSFDNICKFSFGLDPGCLQLSLPISDFAVAFDTASKLSAERAMTSSPIVWKIKRFFNIGSERQLRDAVKMVDSLAKSMIEQRREMGNFSTQKDLLSRFMANIDDDKYLRDIVVSFLLAGRDTIASGLTSLFYLLSQHPEVKRAILEESDRVMGLSGSGSRSWVASFEQMREMHYLHAVIYETMRLYPPIQFDSKYCQEDDVLPDGTFVQSGTRVTYHQYGMGRMERVWGSDCLEFKPERWLKNGLFTPECPFKYPVFQGGERVCLGKELALLEMKSVAVALVRRFDIQVSEPDRTPRFAPGLTATVRGGLPVRIQERKG from the coding sequence ATGGCTGCTTTGGACTCCATTGGCAGTGCCTTctgcctcttcttcttctccttcaccgctctgttttctctcttctccgTACTTGTCTTCATCATCCGGCTCCGGCCATGGTGCAACTGCCACGTGTGCAGGAGCTTCCTCACCTCCAGCTGGTCCAAGGACTTCGACAACCTCTGCGATTGGTACACGCATCTCCTCAGAAAATCGCCCACCGGAACCATCCACCTCCACGTCCTCGGCAACATCATCACCGCCGACCCCGAGAACGTGGAGCACATCCTCAAAACCAAGTTTCACAACTACCCCAAAGGCAAGCCATTCACCACAATCCTAGGCGATCTTCTGGGCCGCGGCATCTTCAACGTCGACGGCAACGCGTGGTTGTTCCAGCGCAAAATGGCAAGCCTGGAGCTCGGCAGCGTCTCCGTCCGCTCCTACGCGCTCGAGATCGTGAGCTCCGAAATCCAATCAAGGCTAATTCCGCTGCTGGCCTCATTAGCCGAAGACCGAAACAGCGCCGTTGACTTGCAGGACCTCTTTCGGCGGTTTTCGTTCGACAATATTTGTAAATTCTCATTCGGGCTGGACCCGGGCTGTCTCCAGCTGTCGCTGCCCATTTCGGACTTCGCCGTGGCATTCGACACCGCGTCGAAGCTCTCCGCGGAGCGGGCGATGACGTCATCACCGATCGTGTGGAAGATCAAGAGATTCTTCAACATTGGCTCGGAGAGGCAGCTGAGGGACGCCGTCAAGATGGTGGACAGCTTAGCCAAGAGCATGATCGAGCAGCGCCGGGAAATGGGTAATTTTTCAACACAAAAGGATCTTCTCTCTCGGTTTATGGCCAACATTGACGACGATAAGTATCTCCGGGACATTGTCGTGAGCTTTCTGTTGGCGGGTCGGGACACCATCGCTTCCGGGTTGACCagtttgttttatttgctCTCTCAGCACCCGGAAGTCAAACGGGCCATTCTAGAGGAATCGGATCGGGTCATGGGTCTGAGTGGATCCGGTTCTAGATCTTGGGTTGCGAgttttgaacaaatgagggAAATGCACTACTTGCATGCGGTGATTTATGAGACCATGAGGCTGTACCCGCCAATACAATTCGACTCCAAGTATTGCCAAGAGGATGATGTGCTGCCAGATGGTACTTTTGTACAGAGTGGGACCAGAGTTACGTACCATCAGTACGGCATGGGCAGGATGGAGCGGGTTTGGGGTTCTGATTGTCTCGAATTCAAGCCCGAGAGGTGGCTGAAGAACGGACTTTTCACGCCCGAGTGCCCCTTTAAGTACCCAGTTTTCCAAGGCGGGGAGAGGGTTTGCTTGGGCAAGGAATTGGCGCTCTTGGAAATGAAAAGTGTCGCGGTGGCGCTTGTTCGGAGGTTTGATATTCAGGTTTCCGAACCTGATCGCACACCGCGGTTCGCCCCTGGCCTCACCGCCACCGTGAGGGGCGGCCTGCCGGTTCGAATTCAGGAAAGAAAAGGCTGA